Proteins from a genomic interval of Desulfofustis limnaeus:
- the argJ gene encoding bifunctional glutamate N-acetyltransferase/amino-acid acetyltransferase ArgJ, with translation MIIKGFSFAAVAAGIKYPDRLDLGLIFSDEPAVTAGVFTTTQVKAAPVLIDMERLRQGRSQAVLVNSGCANACTGREGMNNALETGRLLAEQLGIEQDMVLLSSTGVIGAQLNMPAFRSNLKPLVEALSPDGFEAVARAIMTTDTVPKTVFRREMIGGREVGFMGMAKGSGMIMPNMATMLAFVVTDARISYSELSRALKSGVQESFNRITVDGDTSTNDMVLVLANGTADNDWIDDTATPAYETFQNVLEEILKDLALQVVQDGEGATKCITIRVCGAKENGHAEIMARTVANSNLVKTAFFGEDANWGRIIAAMGRSGVRFNQDQVDIAFGDVVLVRNGLGLGPEVEAEAAKILREKRFTVCIDLKDGNGCEEIHTCDFSIDYVKINADYRS, from the coding sequence ATGATAATAAAAGGGTTTTCTTTTGCTGCAGTAGCCGCCGGGATCAAATACCCGGATCGACTCGACCTCGGGCTCATCTTCAGCGACGAGCCGGCGGTGACTGCCGGTGTCTTCACCACCACTCAGGTCAAGGCGGCTCCGGTCCTGATCGACATGGAACGACTCCGCCAGGGTCGTTCCCAGGCGGTGTTGGTAAACAGCGGGTGCGCCAACGCCTGCACCGGGCGCGAAGGCATGAACAATGCGCTGGAAACGGGACGGCTACTGGCCGAGCAGCTGGGGATCGAGCAGGATATGGTGTTGCTCTCGTCGACCGGAGTGATTGGTGCGCAGCTGAACATGCCGGCCTTCCGATCGAACCTGAAACCGCTGGTCGAGGCGCTGTCTCCGGACGGTTTCGAGGCGGTGGCCCGGGCGATCATGACCACCGATACGGTGCCCAAGACCGTTTTTCGCCGGGAGATGATCGGTGGTCGTGAGGTGGGTTTCATGGGCATGGCCAAGGGCTCCGGCATGATCATGCCGAACATGGCTACCATGTTGGCCTTTGTGGTGACCGATGCCCGCATCAGTTATTCGGAGTTGAGCCGGGCCTTGAAAAGCGGTGTGCAGGAGAGCTTCAACCGGATAACCGTCGACGGTGATACCAGCACCAACGACATGGTCCTGGTGCTGGCTAACGGCACGGCCGACAACGACTGGATAGACGACACCGCGACCCCTGCCTATGAGACGTTCCAAAACGTCCTCGAAGAAATTCTCAAAGATCTGGCCCTGCAGGTGGTCCAGGATGGTGAAGGGGCAACCAAGTGCATCACCATCAGGGTCTGCGGCGCCAAGGAAAACGGCCATGCCGAGATCATGGCGCGGACCGTCGCCAACTCGAATCTGGTGAAAACCGCCTTCTTCGGCGAGGACGCCAACTGGGGCAGAATCATCGCCGCCATGGGGCGCTCCGGGGTCCGGTTCAATCAGGATCAGGTGGACATCGCCTTCGGCGATGTGGTGCTGGTGCGCAACGGCCTCGGCCTCGGTCCCGAGGTTGAGGCAGAGGCCGCCAAGATCCTGCGGGAAAAGCGATTCACCGTCTGCATCGATCTCAAGGACGGGAACGGCTGCGAGGAAATCCATACCTGTGATTTCTCTATTGATTACGTGAAAATAAACGCCGATTACAGGTCCTGA
- a CDS encoding CHAD domain-containing protein encodes MERLRQAVLACSADMAPPALLELLKGHGDIEETRRDTGPVVVYDTFDWRLYRRKTLALGSATALNLFSFAGEPLGSLAAPGGKRMFWWDAPASAPRDLLKEVIDVRALLPMNRLHREIRSFRVLNEDRKTVVRLALRSDVPTAATGADLDLSTMVVITELRGYQSAYEKLVRHCAEVGLTELDSSRWLADRVYARAARTPLDYGDKFRVDLDCRIGATQAIAAIGLHLLAEMETNRAGVYDDIDTEFLHDFRIAIRRTRSMLGLLKKQIPARQGTHFRKEFKWIGGVTGPLRDTDVYLLEKRVYLDMLPDGLRSGLDGFFQELEQRRLKELKLVRRYLSSRRFANLLNDWREFLGGEDSELFAASLKKPCRRLADRIIRKRFNSFLRGGAAITDTSPDSELHRLRIEGKKLRYLFEFFRSLYDEKILDQFIKQMKKVQDNLGEFNDLSVQEHLLSARLAGLSGKGRATVRQAAALGGLITVLAARRRRLRADFAALYGAFSAAENVELIKQLTQSPCQQAEEPSSA; translated from the coding sequence ATGGAACGGCTGCGACAGGCGGTTCTGGCCTGCTCCGCTGACATGGCACCACCCGCTTTGTTGGAGCTCCTGAAGGGTCACGGTGACATCGAGGAGACCCGACGGGATACCGGCCCTGTCGTTGTTTACGACACCTTTGACTGGCGCCTGTATCGCAGAAAAACACTGGCTCTCGGGTCGGCGACCGCTCTGAACCTCTTCTCCTTTGCCGGAGAGCCGCTCGGTTCGCTTGCCGCTCCTGGCGGCAAACGGATGTTCTGGTGGGATGCGCCGGCGTCGGCACCACGCGATCTGCTCAAAGAGGTGATCGATGTTCGGGCTTTGCTGCCGATGAATCGCCTGCACCGTGAAATCCGTTCCTTCAGGGTGCTCAACGAGGACCGGAAAACGGTGGTGCGACTGGCGCTGCGCAGCGATGTTCCGACCGCGGCAACCGGTGCTGACCTTGATCTGTCCACGATGGTCGTGATCACCGAATTACGCGGCTACCAGAGTGCTTACGAAAAACTGGTGCGCCACTGTGCCGAAGTCGGCTTGACAGAGCTGGACAGCAGCCGCTGGCTGGCCGACCGGGTCTATGCCCGGGCCGCCAGAACACCGCTCGACTACGGCGACAAATTTCGGGTTGACCTGGACTGCCGGATCGGGGCCACGCAGGCCATTGCCGCCATCGGGTTGCATCTGCTGGCTGAGATGGAGACAAATCGTGCCGGCGTTTATGATGATATCGATACCGAGTTTCTGCACGATTTTCGTATCGCCATCCGTCGGACCAGGTCCATGCTCGGTCTGCTCAAAAAGCAGATTCCAGCCCGACAAGGGACTCATTTCCGCAAGGAGTTCAAATGGATCGGAGGGGTTACCGGACCGCTGCGGGACACCGATGTCTATCTGCTGGAGAAACGGGTGTATCTGGACATGCTGCCGGATGGGTTACGGAGCGGTCTGGACGGTTTTTTCCAGGAACTCGAACAGCGCCGGCTCAAGGAACTCAAGCTGGTGCGGCGCTACCTGTCCTCCCGGAGGTTCGCCAATTTGCTCAACGACTGGCGGGAGTTCCTCGGCGGCGAAGACTCTGAGTTGTTTGCCGCCAGCCTGAAAAAACCGTGCCGGCGACTGGCCGATCGTATCATTCGCAAGCGTTTCAACTCGTTTCTGCGGGGTGGGGCGGCAATCACTGACACCAGTCCCGACAGTGAGCTGCACCGGCTCCGTATCGAGGGGAAGAAATTGCGCTATCTGTTCGAGTTTTTCCGCAGCCTTTACGACGAGAAGATTCTCGATCAGTTCATCAAACAGATGAAGAAGGTGCAGGATAATCTGGGCGAATTCAACGATCTCTCGGTGCAGGAACACCTGCTCAGCGCCCGGCTTGCCGGCCTTTCCGGAAAAGGGCGGGCAACCGTGCGCCAGGCGGCGGCCCTCGGCGGCCTGATCACCGTTCTAGCGGCCCGGCGGAGGCGGCTGCGGGCCGATTTCGCCGCCCTTTATGGTGCCTTTTCCGCCGCGGAAAATGTGGAACTGATCAAGCAGTTGACTCAATCACCCTGCCAACAGGCGGAGGAGCCGTCGTCCGCATGA